The following proteins are co-located in the Schistocerca nitens isolate TAMUIC-IGC-003100 chromosome 2, iqSchNite1.1, whole genome shotgun sequence genome:
- the LOC126236715 gene encoding phosphate carrier protein, mitochondrial-like, with protein MWKSLLDSAAANPFCSPFNTASCEGRIHAVPGRNIAAAAVYSSPEDSCEFASGKYFALCGLGGILSCGITHTMVVPLDLVKCRLQVDPAKYKNVFNGFKVTVKEDGMRGLAKGWAPTFFGYSMQGLCKFGLYEVFKVFYSNILGEENSYVWRTSLYLAASATAEFFADIALSPMESAKVRIQTQPGFVTTLRAAMPIMYREEGLNSFYKSLVPLWMRQIPYTMMKFACFERTIEILYKYVVPKPRSECTKGEQLVVTFAAGYIAGIFCAIVSHPADTVVSKLNQDKGSTALEAAKKLGFAGMWKGLMPRIVMIGTLTAAQWFIYDAVKVWLRLPRPPPPEMPESLKRKLEAKAQ; from the coding sequence ATGTGGAAATCTTTGTTAGATTCTGCGGCAGCAAATCCGTTCTGCAGCCCATTTAATACAGCATCATGTGAAGGAAGAATACATGCCGTTCCTGGTCGAAACATAGCAGCTGCCGCAGTATATAGTAGCCCAGAAGATTCGTGTGAGTTCGCCTCCGGAAAGTACTTCGCCTTGTGTGGATTGGGAGGAATATTGTCCTGTGGAATTACTCATACTATGGTTGTGCCACTTGATTTAGTGAAGTGTAGATTGCAAGTGGATCCAGCGAAGTACAAGAACGTTTTTAACGGCTTCAAGGTCACTGTGAAAGAAGACGGAATGCGAGGTTTGGCGAAAGGCTGGGCCCCAACATTTTTCGGATATTCCATGCAAGGATTGTGTAAGTTCGGACTATACGAAGTTTTTAAAGTATTTTACTCTAATATTCTTGGCGAAGAAAATTCATACGTTTGGCGTACATCATTGTATTTGGCAGCTTCTGCCACAGCCGAATTTTTTGCGGACATTGCGCTTAGTCCAATGGAATCAGCGAAAGTTAGAATTCAGACTCAGCCAGGATTCGTTACAACGTTAAGGGCAGCAATGCCGATTATGTACAGAGAAGAAGGTTTAAATAGCTTTTATAAGAGCCTTGTTCCTTTGTGGATGCGGCAGATCCCGTATACAATGATGAAGTTCGCTTGTTTCGAGCGGACGATTGAAatattatacaaatatgttgttccaAAGCCAAGATCGGAGTGCACCAAGGGGGAGCAATTGGTTGTTACTTTTGCAGCGGGTTACATAGCGGGTATCTTCTGTGCCATAGTGTCTCATCCAGCTGACACAGTTGTCTCAAAACTGAATCAAGATAAAGGTTCGACTGCCCTTGAGGCAGCCAAAAAATTGGGCTTTGCAGGAATGTGGAAGGGTCTGATGCCCAGGATAGTGATGATTGGTACACTTACAGCTGCGCAATGGTTTATTTATGACGCTGTGAAGGTCTGGTTAAGACTACCACGGCCGCCACCTCCAGAGATGCCAGAATCACTGAAGAGGAAGTTGGAAGCCAAGGCTCAATAA